Proteins found in one Acidobacteriota bacterium genomic segment:
- a CDS encoding helix-turn-helix transcriptional regulator translates to MTTLKKLKKRLMKDREFREEYARVDNEFAVIEALIRARTAAKLTQEELAGRLGTTQSAIARLEGGGVSPSFATLRRYAEATGTRLAVRLIPVDN, encoded by the coding sequence ATGACGACACTGAAGAAGTTGAAGAAGCGCCTCATGAAGGACCGTGAATTCCGGGAGGAATATGCGCGGGTCGATAATGAGTTCGCTGTGATCGAGGCGCTGATTCGCGCCCGAACGGCAGCAAAGCTGACGCAGGAGGAACTGGCGGGCCGTCTGGGCACGACTCAGTCCGCCATCGCAAGGTTGGAAGGCGGTGGCGTTTCCCCATCCTTCGCTACCTTGCGCCGCTACGCCGAAGCAACCGGCACGCGGCTGGCGGTCAGGCTGATACCGGTGGACAACTGA